Genomic window (Tribolium castaneum strain GA2 chromosome 2, icTriCast1.1, whole genome shotgun sequence):
GCTAAGACAGTGCCTGGACAATGTTGCCCCAAATACGACCATTGCCCCCCGATTGAAAACCGAGAAAAAATCACCATTCAGGAGATAATTCCTGAAAAAACGGACAACAACACGAACGAAGTGGAAGCCGAATCGAGCGAAATTTCCGAAGTTTTCCAACAACCGCCCTCAGTTCTACGAATCGGGGATAAATTATTATTCCTGAAAAAGGGCGAACTGGTCCCTGAAAAAAACATCACGACCCCAACCTCCGTTATTACAGTGATTGGGGCCGAAGGGCTCGAACGCGGGGTCGAAGAAAGTGGCGAAACGTCAGCGGCCGAATCTTCGCATATTTTATCGCTCGTGAAGCAGAAAAAACCGACTGATTTTGGCGACATTGAAGTTTATACAGAGAGCGAATTTGAGGCCGAATCAACTTACGATACTTTACTGAAGGAAAGTCCCGAAGTGGAAACGACAACGCGCGAAAATCGGGAGGAAAACGCCACTTTCCCGCTCGACTTGCAACGTTCGATGGAAAGTCTCGAAACGACCGAAGACAGTGGCGAAAACGCCAGTGTTATAGAAACCGAGACAACAACCCAAAATCTCTTGAAACAAGACGTTGAATTGATTAACACGACCGAAATTTCGGCCAAAGTCAAGCGCGAAAACACTGATTCCGTTTTCGCGGAGCTTGAGTTGGAGATCAACTCCACTGAGCGCGTCCAAAGTGAAGACGACGCCAAAAACGAGTCCGAACGTATTTTTAAAGAGCTTCTGGACGAGACTAGCACTCCGAAAACGCGGAATAAAGACGAGAGTT
Coding sequences:
- the LOC662750 gene encoding uncharacterized protein LOC662750, which encodes MGCSALIYSWSLSWVILLAFNSRHTQAGLIRQTREVYPEIPESGIDESQVCFVGDVVYASGESVPADQPCLKCKCRPPGVHCETVRCAKKSGCKAVHRPNKCCPDYECECLHENKVYANGERLNSSSGNECNVCYCRGGEIQCTQVSCYIRTDCEAKTVPGQCCPKYDHCPPIENREKITIQEIIPEKTDNNTNEVEAESSEISEVFQQPPSVLRIGDKLLFLKKGELVPEKNITTPTSVITVIGAEGLERGVEESGETSAAESSHILSLVKQKKPTDFGDIEVYTESEFEAESTYDTLLKESPEVETTTRENREENATFPLDLQRSMESLETTEDSGENASVIETETTTQNLLKQDVELINTTEISAKVKRENTDSVFAELELEINSTERVQSEDDAKNESERIFKELLDETSTPKTRNKDESLERITDAIAKLTLKGKKGAFEQSPNILGVLSNFFTGKK